A segment of the Candidatus Dormiibacterota bacterium genome:
TCGCCCTCCACCGCCGCGCCCAGCTGCGCCCCGGCGAGAACCTGCTCGTCCACGGCGGCGCCGGCGGGGTGGGCTCGGCGGCGATCCAGCTGGGCTGCGCCGCCGGGGCGCGGGTGATCGCCACCGCGACCGGCGCCGAGCGCGCCGAGGCCTGCCGCCGGCTCGGCGCCGACGTCACCGTCGACAACACCGCCGCCGACTTCGTCGAGGTGGTGAAGGAGGTGACCCGGGGCCGCGGCGCCGACGTCGTCTACGACCCGGTGGGCGGCGACGTCTTCGACCGCTCCCGCCGCTGCGTCGCCTTCGAGGGGCGGATCCTGGTGATCGGCTTCACCGGCGGGCGCATCCCCGAGGTCCCCGCCGGCCACGTCCTGGTCAAGAACTACGCGGTGGTCGGGGTCCACTGGGGCCTCTACCGGCGGCTGCTCCCCCACGTCGTCCCCGACATCCACGAGCACCTCGTCGACCTCCACCGCGAGGGGCTCATCGATCCCCTGATCGGTGCCGAGCTCA
Coding sequences within it:
- a CDS encoding NADPH:quinone oxidoreductase family protein; translated protein: MRAWRAHELGEAADVLHLDEVEVPKPGPGEVLIEVEAAGLNFPDVLLLRGQYQERPPLPFTPGLEVAGRVVATGAGSRLTAGQRVVAVASPPRGGLAEQVCVAAADVLPLPDGMSSLTAAAMLITYQTGYLALHRRAQLRPGENLLVHGGAGGVGSAAIQLGCAAGARVIATATGAERAEACRRLGADVTVDNTAADFVEVVKEVTRGRGADVVYDPVGGDVFDRSRRCVAFEGRILVIGFTGGRIPEVPAGHVLVKNYAVVGVHWGLYRRLLPHVVPDIHEHLVDLHREGLIDPLIGAELSFEEAPLGITMLAERRALGKIVVVR